The Pyrenophora tritici-repentis strain M4 chromosome 2, whole genome shotgun sequence genome window below encodes:
- a CDS encoding Metallothio multi-domain protein produces the protein MADNQSEISSADSAEAQNQLQNEQSEHLSDSPWAKFTAEQLMENCPYTVALKVINTALWGVPAPADANETHATTWVAKAIHDYNVSMAWDDDLFIDYKWDFEGLTKELFSKVERGTLRSLKSVLRHRGVYTGNNHARVADSLYNILGIENTLEWEPAEFRAMKFDQQSEAYQRQQSNKRQQDTQHTVYPAVQQPPQVQQPPQLQQPPQLQQPPQVPQPSQLQRPSQGEQQEQYRDPTQGQGKDIAAQNFTIWWESLGQETITVFSDGSEQQINGTRVVTYGYAIYQGQAAVATGQGSLNALSHVFDAEAIGACRGLKHALQLSLPSQREIVLCIDSTSVIWGIRGTAPTSSQWAFLQIHGAMEAYNVKTRWAPGHMKIVGNELADQLADNEAKDPHQPYGMAASPTRSGIRTVGRRLLEHTRDTWWKDKSSRLSACVMATRRILAKVLMIRSTHGDFEWYHRKFNHEDTSKCLCGRPKTPEHLVFCKRATTHFKKWPLRPIVPLAQDRKA, from the exons ATGGCGGATAACCAAAGCGAAATAAGCTCTGCAGACTCTGCTGAAGCTCAGAATCAACTACAGAATGAGCAATCAGAACACCTCTCAGACTCACCATGGGCCAAATTTACCGCGGAACAACTTATGGAAAactgtccatacacagttgcactcaaggtcatcaatacagctctctggggtgtacccgcacCGGCGGACGCAAATGAGACACACGCAACAACGTGGGTCGCTAAagctatccacgactacaatgtgtcaatggcctgggacgatgacctcttcattgactacaaatgggactttgaaggattGACGAAGGAGCTATTTAGCAAGGTTGAGCGTGGTACACTAAGGTCTCTTAAGAGTGTGCTACGACACCGGGgagtatacactggcaacaATCACGCCAGGGTGGCGGACTCTCTCTACAACATTCTAGGTATAGAGAATACTCTTGAATGGGAACCAGCagagtttcgagccatgaaATTCGACCAACAGTCCGAAGCGTACCAGCGCCAGCAGAGCAATAAACGCCAACAGGACACTCAGCACACAGTCTATCcagctgtacaacaaccaccgcaagtacaacaaccgccgcaattacaacaaccgccgcaattacaacagcCACCGCAAGTACCACAGCCGTCGCAATTACAACGACCGTCGCAGGGCGAGCAACAagagcagtataga GATCcaacgcaagggcaaggaaaggacattgctgcccagaatttcaccatctggtgggagtctcttggacaggagacaatcactgtcttctcagacgggtctgaacaacaaatcaacggtacaagggtggtcacttacgggtacgctatataccagggccaggccgccgtggcgactggacaaggctcactaaatgcccttagccacgtcttcgatgcggaggctataggcgcgtgcagaggactcaaacacgcactacaactctcactgcctagccagagggagatcgtactctgcatagacagcacttcggtaatatggggcatacgcggaaccgcccctacctcctcccaatgggcgttcctccaaatccatggagctatggaggcctacaacgtgaaaacgcggtgggcgccgggacacatgaagattgttggaaacgagctcgccgaccagctggctgacaacgaggccaaagacccgcaccagccatacggcatggccgcctcccccacaagatccggtatacgaacagtaggccgccgcctcctcgaacatacaagggacacttggtggaaggataagagcagtaggctatcagcatg cgTTATGGCTACccgaaggatactcgcgaaagtccttatgatacgctcaacgcatggcgactttgaatggtaccaccgaaaattcaaccacgaggatacctcgaaatgcctatgcggcaggcccaagacgccagaacacctagtgttctgcaagagagccacaacacacttcaagaagtggcctctacgccccatcgtgcccctcgcacaagacaggaaggcctag
- a CDS encoding TatC domain containing protein: MQIVTSIVLQALLLALALCVTILRFWLRSSVERRKLTFADYLVWGGWFCALGWVICSSKALVILIDHPLDEETRSDSIDYLKTVFASCFFFDTGLYFPKTSLVAFYWWLIPPGFPRLRFSVYVTAAAIICCWIASLLTNFLIAPKITDNWSIENQLQSTWNTYANLVVNWVLNFATDLMLFIIPFFIINCLKLRRRQKIGLVGVFSLGVITMAISLGRFIVYNMDYDLPDADGNLWCTAEMCTSIIVVSLPFLKSLIIRPNSPSATNRSNTGYIHASDRKTDDSRGRGLKVHALGDTMDDEMELTFLDRRPSPALTAATDDTRGREGKDVVMVKTEVTVTRSIV, encoded by the exons ATGCAAATAGTAACTTCCATC GTCCTCCAAGCGCTGCTGCTAGCTTTAGCGTTGTGTGTTACGATCCTACGGTTTTGGCTCCGATCCTCTGTAGAACGTCGTAAGTTGACGTTCGCGGACTATCTCGTATGGGGCGGTTGGTTCTGCGCATTAGGATGGGTGATTTGCTCTTCGAAAGCGCTCGTCATCTTGATCGATCATCCACTGGACGAGGAGACCAGGAGTGATTCCATCGATTACCTCAAG ACCGTCTTTGCGTCGTGTTTCTTCTTCGACACGGGGTTATACTTCCCAAAAACTTCTCTCGTCGCCTTCTACTGGTGGTTAATTCCACCGGGATTTCCGCGCCTCCGGTTCTCTGTATACGTCACTGCCGCGGCCATAATCTGTTGCTGGATAGCAAGTTTGTTGACAAACTTTCTCATTGCGCCTAAGATCACAGACAATTG GTCAATTGAGAACCAGCTGCAATCAACATGGAATACGTATGCCAATCTGGTTGTGAACTGGGTGCTCAACTTTGCGACCGACTTAATGC TCTTCATTATCCCGTTCTTCATCATCAACTGTCTGAAACTCCGGAGACGACAGAAGATAGGATTGGTTGGTGTGTTCTCACTCGGCGTTATTACCATGGCCATTAGTCTCGGGCGCTTCATCGTGTACAACATGGATTACGACCTTCCCGACGCAGACGGAA ATCTCTGGTGCACGGCAGAAATGTGCACGTCCATCATCGTTGTATCCCTTCCATTTTTGAAATCACTCATCATCCGCCCCAACTCCCCAAGCGCGACGAACCGCAGCAACACGGGCTACATACACGCCAGCGACCGTAAGACGGATGATAGTAGAGGACGTGGGCTCAAGGTTCACGCTCTGGGTGATACAATGGACGATGAGATGGAGCTTACATTCCTGGACCGCAGGCCCAGTCCTGCCCTCACCGCCGCTACCGACGACACTAGAGGGCGGGAGGGGAAGGATGTTGTAATGGTCAAGACAGAAGTTACAGTCACCAGGAGTATTGTATGA
- a CDS encoding nucleic acid binding protein containing the AN1-type Zn-finger — protein sequence MASSNDSSYTEMKGEVEAIGAHCQMEYCHVLDFLPFRCESCQGKFCLDHRTEHAHACTKAGDWARRRAAQNALTSTNTPLTPKPSLYTHEQQCYERACKTLINTPRMPPNECSTCNHSYCLKHRMPEDHDCKNIPRRGVTPLGGARQQTMSALMKLKLWAENKKKEDEKRRGAAKKTGGFLGLGKSSSSAASTAQAELNALKRTAKGEASVPQEKRVYLHVEASADTTKAKYPTGKFFYNKDWTVGRVLDMAAKALQVQNVNNHGGGEEEKLRVFHVEGGRLLKFNEKIGESCSSGNMIVLLRGVGSGEAPDLIDL from the exons ATGGCTTCCTCCAACGATTCAAGCTACACCGAGATGAAGGGCGAAGTCGAGGCTATCGGGGCACACTGCCAGATGGAATACTGCCATGTACTCGACTTTTTACCGTTTCGCTGCGAGAGTTGTCAGGG CAAGTTCTGCCTAGACCACCGCACCGAACACGCCCACGCCTGCACCAAAGCCGGCGACTGGGCCCGGCGAAGAGCAGCTCAAAACGCCCTCACCTCTACTAACACGCCCCTCACCCCGAAACCCAGCCTCTACACCCATGAGCAGCAATGCTACGAGCGCGCGTGCAAAACCCTCATAAACACCCCCCGCATGCCACCCAACGAATGCTCAACATGCAATCACTCCTACTGCCTCAAGCACCGCATGCCCGAAGACCACGATTGCAAAAATATCCCGCGCCGCGGCGTCACTCCCCTGGGCGGCGCGAGACAGCAAACTATGAGCGCGCTGATGAAGTTGAAACTGTGGGCTGAGAataagaagaaggaggaTGAGAAAAGGAGGGGTGCAGCAAAGAAAACAGGCGGCTTTTTGGGGCTGGGGAAGAGCTCGAGTAGTGCGGCGAGTACGGCACAGGCTGAACTCAATGCTCTGAAGAGAACGGCGAAGGGTGAGGCGAGCGTACCCCAGGAGAAACGCGTGTATTTGCATGTAGAGGCCTCGGCGGATACCACGAAAGCGAAATATCCGACGGGCAAGTTCTTCTACAATAAAGACTGGACGGTTGGCCGTGTGCTGGATATGGCGGCCAAGGCGCTGCAGGTGCAGAATGTGAATAATCACGGGGGAGGTGAGGAGGAGAAGTTACGGGTTTTTCATGTCGAGGGCGGACGATTGCTCAAGTTCAATGAGAAGATTGGCGAGTCGTGTTCGAGTGGGAATATGATTGTGCTGCTGAGGGGGGTGGGGTCGGGCGAGGCTCCGGATTTGATTGATTTGTAG
- a CDS encoding KfrA-N domain containing protein, with the protein MARLNETSKDAHDQGAQNDTQTIPAESHLEYGDFENDDDLTEAEKATIRQKFATRKRQVTFGRGDGQGNSEDEGNDVNAAERRRQSCRQSLKKAVKPADKTSIELGYDDDTDDMYLRFYGIHDNDEREILADMRNVDDFTACIAEHAESVFGHLADLLSQIAEQAEQLDQAHNEARVQQEAADARVERAQTQARAAAADELAQVTQKCNRMITTKNSYASRLAVLEDELAASRESNVKLYSQISDLYNERSVLQQHAGVPTNGNLYDTRPAQFQSSPPPMTANPFIGTGTHDLMLPPPMAHHQKNRPLARSAVSDNLTATGAKLKDIDIFRGDSTDKEDYKYWRRSARNFLNKTTIHTTVQDQLDYLIDHLRGPAAAQVEYRAAPGARNAYVTAEEVLTELDRIFDTVDKVTEASAALHDSGSGGLKQRDNESFNTWVARFTSTVAPLNLGDNEMIQHAIRLMKFGRNAGLQFRHGDTWEAFAQNCRTQQQLSRLTQSSGNNGTANVSGKKHRPTDADVPAACKSGSIVPASRVPALKATFTNAALQATVVDATDESEN; encoded by the exons ATGGCCCGACTAAACGAGACGAGCAAGGATGCCCACGACCAGGGTGCTCAGAACGACACACAAACCATTCCAGCAGAGTCGCACCTTGAGTACGGCGACTTTGAGAATGACGACGACCTCACCGAAGCGGAGAAGGCGACTATTAGACAGAAGTTCGCCACCCGCAAGAGACAGGTCACTTTTGGCCGTGGAGACGGCCAAGGCAACAGCGAGGACGAGGGCAATGACGTCAACGCCGCTGAACGCCGACGACAGTCTTGTAGACAGTCTCTTAAGAAAGCCGTTAAGCCAGCGGATAAGACTTCTATAGAACTAGGctacgacgacgacacgGATGACATGTATCTACGTTTTTATGGCATCCACGACAACGATGAGCGCGAGATCCTCGCGGACATGAGGAACGTTGACGACTTCACCGCTTGCATCGCTGAACATGCTGAGAGTGTCTTTGGACACCTAGCAGATTTGCTTAGTCAGATAGCTGAACAAGCCGAACAGCTAGACCAAGCACATAATGAAGCCCGTGTACAACAAGAAGCAGCTGACGCCCGCGTGGAGCGCGCCCAGACGCAAGCTCGCGCTGCCGCCGCAGACGAGCTTGCCCAAGTCACCCAGAAATGCAACCGCATGATCACTACTAAGAACAGCTACGCTTCACGGCTAGCAGTGCTCGAAGACGAGCTTGCAGCCTCGCGCGAGTCAAACGTGAAGCTCTACTCCCAGATTAGCGACCTCTACAACGAGAGGAGTGTCCTGCAACAGCACGCGGGCGTCCCGACGAATGGAAATTTATATGACACGCGCCCAGCTCAGTTCCAGTCGTCCCCTCCTCCAATGACTGCGAACCCGTTCATTGGCACTGGCACTCACGACTTGATGCTGCCTCCCCCTATGGCACATCATCAGAAAAACCGACCCCTAGCTCGGTCTGCTGTATCGGACAACCTCACTGCAACGGGTGCAAAGCTGAAGGATATTGACATCTTTCGCGGAGACAGCACCGACAAAGAGGACTACAAGTATTGGCGCCGCAGCGCCAGGAACTTCTTAAACAAAACTACTATCCACACAACTGTTCAAGATCAGCTCGACTACCTGATTGACCACTTGCGAGGACCAGCCGCTGCACAGGTGGAATATAGAGCAGCACCCGGAGCTCGTAACGCCTACGTGACAGCGGAAGAAGTCCTCACGGAACTTGATCGCATCTTTGACACGGTCGACAAGGTCACCgaagccagcgcagcgctACACGACAGCGGCTCTGGAGGATTAAAGCAACGCGACAATGAATCGTTTAACACCTGGGTAGCCCGCTTTACCTCTACAGTCGCACCATTGAACCTGGGCGACAACGAAATGATCCAGCACGCGATCCGACTCATGAAGTTTGGTCGTAACGCAGGTTTACAATTCCGCCATGGTGATACTTGGGAAGCGTTTGCCCAGAATTGCCGCACTCAGCAACAGCTCTCACGTCTCACCCAGAGCAGCGGAAATAATG GCACGGCAAATGTCAGCGGCAAGAAACATCGTCCGACCGACGCAGACGTCCCAGCAGCCTGCAAGTCTGGCTCTATCGTGCCAGCTAGCCGCGTCCCTGCCCTCAAAGCTACATTCACCAACGCCGCCCTCCAGGCCACAGTCGTCGATGCCACCGACGAGTCGGAAAACTAG
- a CDS encoding CHROMO domain containing protein: MKLKLELQDCEIRNSLVYFRGRLFIPYDDDLRKDIVRRFHDTATAGHGGKRSTYYLVSQQYYWPLMTDTVAQYTRSCVVCRRAKPYRDRKQGLLHPLPVPKRFWTDISVDFITPLPDCTRFGRTYSHVMVVIDRLSKSQRFIALDSLEVDAVVRAFVDYVWREEGFPTTIVSDRGSQFVSHFWKELCHRLGVTPKLSTAYHPETDGQTEVANAGLKCYLRAYTNYMQNDWVDWLPLAQLAINNRENVSSGVAPALATKGYLPRMGSELVTEDSPITDARSRAEQLLREDARGTVKRMTDVIRFMQENLRWSQNKMEHYANQHRQPAPDYRVGDKVYIDARNIPTMRPSRGLSAKNLGPYKVRALPNRYAVELALPDCYKQVHPVFHPWLLHLDADQTARPSEGVIAEKHPDGEHDYYVDMVVDCRIDKRRKDTLTNKKGMLQYKVKYTNSPDWNASPAWQDYTDLWGAEEAVEDFHRLYPDKPPPHELYRDLALYLNLVAAYSLGRDDVEVVSVLDSCELALSPSHSLMAQLGPGKVAQLRTSVSKQKQGPEG; this comes from the coding sequence ATGAAGCTGAAGCTAGAGCTACAGGACTGCGAAATCCGCAACAGTCTGGTTTACTTCCGCGGCAGACTCTTCATCCCCTACGACGACGATCTTCGCAAAGACATCGTCCGTCGGTTCCACGACACCGCCACGGCGGGCCACGGCGGCAAGCGCTCTACCTACTACCTAGTTAGCCAACAGTACTACTGGCCGCTCATGACAGACACAGTCGCTCAGTATACCCGGAGTTGTGTAGTTTGCCGACGCGCAAAGCCATACAGAGACCGCAAGCAGGGACTGCTGCACCCGCTCCCCGTACCGAAACGATTCTGGACTGACATTTCAGTCGACTTCATCACACCCCTGCCAGACTGTACTAGATTCGGACGCACCTACTCTCATGTCATGGTCGTGATTGACCGGCTAAGCAAGTCGCAACGGTTTATCGCCCTAGACAGCCTTGAAGTTGATGCTGTTGTCCGAGCATTTGTCGATTACGTCTGGAGAGAGGAAGGTTTCCCTACTACAATTGTGTCTGACCGAGGGTCACAGTTCGTCTCTCATTTCTGGAAGGAGCTGTGTCATCGACTGGGTGTTACACCAAAGCTCTCTACAGCTTACCACCCAGAAACAGACGGCCAGACTGAAGTCGCCAACGCCGGACTAAAGTGTTACCTGCGTGCTTACACGAACTATATGCAAAACGACTGGGTAGACTGGCTGCCACTAGCCCAGCTCGCCATCAATAACAGAGAAAACGTGTCCTCTGGCGTCGCacccgcgcttgccaccaAGGGCTACCTACCTCGCATGGGATCGGAACTAGTCACCGAAGACTCGCCCATTACCGACGCCCGTTCACGCGCAGAACAGTTGCTCCGCGAAGACGCCCGAGGCACGGTGAAAAGGATGACCGACGTTATCCGTTTCATGCAAGAAAATCTTCGCTGGTCCCAAAACAAGATGGAACACTACGCCaaccagcacagacagccCGCTCCAGACTACCGCGTCGGTGACAAAGTCTATATTGATGCCCGCAATATCCCTACGATGCGCCCGAGCCGCGGTCTCAGCGCAAAGAACCTTGGCCCATACAAAGTGCGAGCTTTGCCCAACCGATATGCAGTCGAGCTCGCACTACCAGACTGCTACAAACAAGTCCATCCAGTGTTCCACCCATGGTTACTACACCTGGACGCCGATCAAACAGCTCGCCCAAGTGAGGGCGTCATCGCTGAGAAACACCCTGACGGAGAGCACGACTACTACGTAGACATGGTCGTCGACTGTCGCATAGATAAACGACGCAAGGACACCCTCACAAACAAGAAAGGCATGCTCCAGTATAAGGTTAAGTACACCAACTCCCCAGACTGGAATGCCTCGCCCGCATGGCAAGACTATACAGACCTGTGGGGCGCAGAGGAAGCGGTTGAAGACTTTCACCGTCTCTATCCCGACAAGCCCCCACCTCACGAACTGTATCGAGACCTAGCGTTGTATCTCAACCTAGTCGCCGCATATTCACTTGGTCGCGATGATGTTGAAGTTGTTAGCGTACTAGACAGTTGTGAGCTTGCCCTATCACCTTCGCATTCACTGATGGCACAGCTTGGACCTGGGAAGGTGGCACAACTCAGGACGTCTGTCTCCAAGCAGAAGCAAGGACCCGAAGGATGA
- a CDS encoding DDE-3 multi-domain protein codes for MPGTGHRLQPAVLQAILDRIAACESDRAISRATGASRNTVAKLRLSLEFWGVPYPPRCVRLGRPSILRQAQREGLQAYLNGSPGAYMDEMRDFLYDEYDVRISLASVYRELEKMRWSRKLATKRAKEQSEPLRRLYLARMAQHYKAEQIVALDESACNERTGDRNFRRSERWSLLPAMTIDGYISYKIFQGAITSEILEDFLEFQVLPFCNPHPGPASVIVLDNASIHRSERVRVLCQSAGVLLEYLPPYSPDFNPIEKSFKQLKGWMKRNSAQAENFIDFGVFLEYAAQLVCCNINCRSWFHRCGYPY; via the exons atgccaggcaccggccaccgcttgcagcccgctgttctccaggctatcctcgaccgaattgctgcctgcgaaagtgatcgagccatctctagagctacaggtgcgagccgtaacacagtagcaaagctgaggttgagcttagagttttggggcgtgccttatccgccgcgctgcgttcgacttgggcggccatctatactccggcaagctcagcgcgaaggccttcaggcatacctcaatggctcaccgggcgcatacatggatgagatgagggacttcttgtacgacgagtacgacgttaggataagccttgcgagcgtttaccgagagctagagaagatgagatggtctcgcaagcttgcaacaaagcgggcaaaggagcagagtgagccactccgccgcctctatcttgccaggatggcgcaacactataaggcggagcagatcgttgcgttggacgagagcgcctgcaatgagcgtacgggcgaccgcaa cttcaggcgatcagaacggtggtcgctgctgccagccatgacgatagatggctacataagctataagatctttcaaggcgcgattacatctgagatcctagaagacttcttagagtttcaagtgctgccgttctgcaatcctcacccagggccagcctcagtaatcgtgcttgataacgcctccatccatcgatcagagcgtgtacgggtgctttgccaaagtgctggagtactccttgagtatctgccgccatactcaccagatttcaaccccatcgagaagagctttaagcagctcaaggggtggatgaaaaggaattcagcgcaagcggagaacttcattgactttggggtctttcttgagtatgcagcgcagctggtgtgctgtaatattaactgcagaagctggttccataggtgtggctatccctattaa
- a CDS encoding DDE-3 multi-domain protein gives MPGTGHRLQPAVLQAILDRIAACESDRAISRATGASRNTVAKLRLSLEFWGVPYPPRCVRLGRPSILRQAQREGLQAYLNGSPGAYMDEMRDFLYDEYDVRISLASVYRELEKMRWSRKLATKRAKEQSEPLRRLYLARMAQHYKAEQIVALDESACNERTGDRKYGWSPIGEPVELSHSFRRSERWSLLPAMTIDGYISYKIFQGAITSEILEDFLEFQVLPFCNPHPGPASVIVLDNASIHRSERVRVLCQSAGVLLEYLPPYSPDFNPIEKSFKQLKGWMKRNSAQAENFIDFGVFLEYAAQLVCCNINCRSWFHRCGYPY, from the coding sequence atgccaggcaccggccaccgcttgcagcccgctgttctccaggctatcctcgaccgaattgctgcctgcgaaagtgatcgagccatctctagagctacaggtgcgagccgtaacacagtagcaaagctgaggttgagcttagagttttggggcgtgccttatccgccgcgctgcgttcgacttgggcggccatctatactccggcaagctcagcgcgaaggccttcaggcatacctcaatggctcaccgggcgcatacatggatgagatgagggacttcttgtacgacgagtacgacgttaggataagccttgcgagcgtttaccgagagctagagaagatgagatggtctcgcaagcttgcaacaaagcgggcaaaggagcagagtgagccactccgccgcctctatcttgccaggatggcgcaacactataaggcggagcagatcgttgcgttggacgagagcgcctgcaatgagcgtacgggcgaccgcaagtatggctggtctccaatcggggagccggtggagctatcacacagcttcaggcgatcagaacggtggtcgctgctgccagccatgacgatagatggctacataagctataagatctttcaaggcgcgattacatctgagatcctagaagacttcttagagtttcaagtgctgccgttctgcaatcctcacccagggccagcctcagtaatcgtgcttgataacgcctccatccatcgatcagagcgtgtacgggtgctttgccaaagtgctggagtactccttgagtatctgccgccatactcaccagatttcaaccccatcgagaagagctttaagcagctcaaggggtggatgaaaaggaattcagcgcaagcggagaacttcattgactttggggtctttcttgagtatgcagcgcagctggtgtgctgtaatattaactgcagaagctggttccataggtgtggctatccctattaa
- a CDS encoding Myosin-tail-1 multi-domain protein — MSRRNHSRSDDSVEDMLHNISKQERRISKQASEITYLENELADLGKEVKHWQSEHGKAKDEAHRHAGELSKLRRECKAQDDTVQRVRDQASKEVCAMQDKFRLEAKQREKRDKNTDLQIATLQQALATKEDEIRQLKESYADIKHHLDKERNEREQERSNTCHTPAAYSLPRQLTGKFAAEPYQSQLHRLKPAQSSMADSDRIAKLEKEISRMENVHGSQSENMHDSQSCEEYESTLFEQLAGALDAQKAAEAETDGLRHLAKMNKLLMKRREVDSERIVQLLSGQGEMVARAIRMEMSQLRFSGISGVATEPVAAQQPALQFSDMQVSATEPVAPRSDVLPTVVHHDVLCQSDMQAVSTAPDVSADTPASDKSSATSSPTDQSIQEPDALPNVAVTINITPSEKRNWTLLQYVQHAISTNSSININGPLHLVQQFVNEMEKTEKDHVDQASLAKRWEKVAGEYRAEVDAMKESIKQGKCGVSEHRDLASKLRAREHELEAKESQFQMHLLTQKPLVRGDEDKTKESQL; from the coding sequence ATGTCTCGCCGCAACCATTCTCGTTCTGATGATAGCGTAGAGGATATGTTGCATAATATTTCGAAACAAGAGCGCCGTATCTCCAAGCAGGCCTCGGAGATTACATACCTTGAGAACGAACTCGCCGACTTGGGCAAGGAGGTCAAGCACTGGCAATCCGAGCATGGGAAGGCTAAGGACGAGGCCCACCGCCACGCTGGAGAGCTTTCCAAGCTTAGACGTGAGTGCAAGGCTCAAGACGATACGGTCCAGCGGGTGCGCGACCAGGCTTCCAAGGAAGTCTGTGCCATGCAAGATAAGTTTCGGCTTGAGGCAAAGCAGCGAGAGAAGCGTGACAAGAACACCGACCTTCAGATTGCCACATTGCAACAAGCTTTGGCCACCAAGGAGGACGAGATCAGACAGCTAAAGGAGAGTTATGCAGATATTAAGCACCATCTTGACAAGGAGCGTAATGAGAGGGAACAAGAACGGTCTAATACATGTCATACTCCTGCTGCTTATTCCCTTCCTCGTCAGTTGACCGGAAAGTTCGCAGCTGAGCCTTACCAGTCACAGTTGCATCGCCTCAAGCCCGCGCAGTCTTCTATGGCCGACTCTGACCGCATTGCAAAGCTCGAGAAGGAGATCAGCCGTATGGAGAACGTGCATGGCAGTCAAAGTGAGAACATGCATGACAGTCAGAGTTGTGAGGAATATGAATCCACGCTTTTCGAGCAGTTGGCTGGTGCACTGGATGCTCAGAAGGCGGCTGAGGCCGAGACTGATGGTTTGCGTCATTTGGCCAAGATGAATAAGTTGTTGATGAAGCGTCGCGAAGTTGATTCGGAGCGCATTGTCCAATTGCTTTCTGGCCAGGGCGAGATGGTCGCGCGTGCTATCCGGATGGAGATGTCCCAGCTCCGTTTCTCCGGGATCTCAGGCGTTGCCACAGAGCCTGTGGCAGCTCAACAGCCTGCTTTGCAATTCTCTGACATGCAGGTTTCTGCTACAGAGCCTGTGGCACCTCGATCGGATGTTTTACCCACAGTCGTCCATCATGATGTCCTTTGCCAATCCGACATGCAAGCCGTCTCGACCGCACCGGATGTCTCTGCTGACACTCCGGCCTCCGACAAGTCTTCTGCGACCTCATCGCCTACAGATCAGTCTATTCAGGAACCCGACGCGCTTCCCAACGTGGCCGTGACCATCAACATCACGCCATCTGAGAAGCGCAACTGGACCTTGCTCCAATACGTCCAGCACGCCATCTCTACGAATTCCTCTATCAACATTAACGGTCCTCTCCATCTCGTTCAACAGTTTGTAAATGAAATGGAGAAGACTGAGAAGGATCATGTTGACCAGGCGTCCCTTGCCAAGCGGTGGGAGAAGGTGGCTGGTGAGTATCGTGCAGAGGTGGATGCGATGAAGGAGTCGATCAAGCAAGGCAAGTGTGGGGTTTCAGAGCATCGAGATTTGGCGTCGAAGCTGCGTGCTCGTGAGCATGAGCTGGAGGCGAAGGAGTCGCAGTTTCAGATGCACTTGCTCACCCAGAAGCCGCTTGTTCGCGGGGACGAGGACAAGACGAAGGAGTCGCAGTTGTAG